One region of Oxalobacteraceae bacterium OTU3CAMAD1 genomic DNA includes:
- a CDS encoding NAD(P)-binding domain-containing protein, whose product MKIGIIGAGNIGGTLARKFAAAGHLVKLAGSKGPEQIREQAERIGASPVASIDAVKDVDVVILSIPFASIPDVGALFADVPAHVCVIDTSNYYPMRDQKIADVEQGKPESVWTSEQLGRPVIKAFNAVLAHTLSANGRPAGADGRIAIPVAGDDSRSKKIAEQLVDEAGFDPVDAGTLAESWRQQPGTPAYCTELPVDKLRLALASADKDRAPANRDAVIEEFMQAATPPTHERTIERNRAISAPR is encoded by the coding sequence ATGAAAATCGGCATAATCGGCGCGGGTAACATTGGTGGAACGCTCGCGCGCAAATTCGCGGCAGCTGGCCACCTGGTCAAGCTGGCAGGTTCAAAAGGTCCTGAACAGATACGTGAACAGGCTGAAAGAATTGGCGCCAGTCCGGTCGCATCGATCGACGCGGTGAAAGACGTCGACGTCGTCATCTTGTCCATTCCCTTCGCAAGCATTCCGGACGTTGGCGCCTTGTTCGCGGATGTGCCTGCGCATGTTTGCGTCATCGACACGTCCAACTACTATCCGATGCGGGATCAAAAGATCGCCGACGTTGAGCAGGGCAAACCGGAAAGTGTGTGGACCAGCGAGCAACTCGGCCGGCCGGTCATCAAAGCGTTCAATGCAGTATTGGCGCATACGCTGTCGGCAAACGGCCGTCCAGCCGGCGCTGATGGACGTATTGCCATTCCGGTGGCCGGTGACGACAGCCGCAGCAAAAAAATCGCGGAACAACTGGTCGATGAAGCGGGGTTCGATCCTGTCGATGCCGGAACGTTGGCCGAGTCCTGGCGCCAACAACCAGGCACGCCCGCCTATTGCACCGAGCTGCCGGTTGACAAGCTGCGGCTAGCTTTAGCGTCGGCGGACAAGGATCGCGCTCCGGCGAATCGCGATGCGGTGATTGAAGAGTTTATGCAGGCCGCCACGCCGCCGACGCATGAACGCACCATTGAACGCAATCGCGCGATCAGCGCGCCGCGCTGA
- a CDS encoding MarR family winged helix-turn-helix transcriptional regulator, producing the protein MSRLHKPLLDPLGLTFPQYLAVLELLEESPVPVGVLGARLGMDTGTITPLVKRLEVAGMVTRTRDPADERRVMVDLTAHGRSLETPVRSVTSQIKTLCKLSDQDMYDLVLTLEALAHPAPE; encoded by the coding sequence ATGTCGCGGCTCCATAAGCCATTGCTGGACCCGCTGGGTTTGACGTTTCCACAATATCTGGCGGTACTCGAACTGTTGGAAGAATCGCCGGTGCCGGTCGGCGTGCTTGGCGCGCGCCTCGGCATGGATACCGGCACGATCACGCCGCTGGTGAAGCGCCTCGAAGTAGCCGGCATGGTCACGCGAACGCGCGACCCGGCGGATGAGCGGCGCGTGATGGTCGACCTTACGGCGCACGGACGCTCGCTTGAGACGCCGGTCCGCAGCGTCACCAGCCAGATCAAGACGCTATGCAAGTTGAGCGACCAGGACATGTATGACCTGGTCCTTACCCTGGAAGCGCTGGCCCATCCGGCACCGGAGTGA
- a CDS encoding alpha-N-arabinofuranosidase, translated as MNLIKHSLAVLGMIAVPVFAAGQVSVSIDAAKPGPVINKDVYGQFAENLGTGVYEGMYVGEKSTIPNTRGWRNDVVGALKELHVPLVRWPGGCFADTYHWRDGIGPQDQRPSNINGGRVDQFNAVGTHEFFDLIDMLGADAYINGNVGTGTVQEMADWVEYLTADGGSPLARLRAKNGREKPFKVAYFGVGNELWGCGGNMKPEYYAGLYNNYWTFLRTPEQNKPKMIAAGGEIAWTEVLSKDLKGRTNGISIHQYTIPSGIWEVKGKTLGFKEGEWISTLAAASKMDKIIKDHVAVLDKNDPEKKIGLMIDEWGTWYDEEKNAPSALFQQNSLRDALVAALSFNIFHEHAERVPMTTIAQMVNVLQSMILTDKEKMVLTPTYYAFQMYVPFQDAKTLPLAIKNNTSYTLGTTTIPGVSASAARAKDGKVYLALVNTDPSKAVDVAVDVAGTKVKGAAGKVLTSAAMDAHNTFQNPQVIKPSAFSTRAASGKLSIKVPAKAVMVVALE; from the coding sequence TTGAACCTCATTAAACACAGCCTCGCCGTACTCGGCATGATCGCGGTACCCGTTTTTGCCGCCGGCCAAGTCAGCGTCAGCATCGACGCCGCCAAACCCGGCCCGGTCATCAACAAAGATGTGTACGGCCAGTTCGCCGAGAATCTCGGCACCGGCGTCTACGAGGGCATGTACGTCGGCGAGAAGTCGACCATCCCCAACACCAGGGGCTGGCGCAACGACGTCGTCGGCGCGCTCAAGGAATTGCATGTGCCGCTGGTGCGCTGGCCGGGCGGCTGCTTCGCCGACACCTACCATTGGCGCGACGGCATCGGACCGCAGGACCAGCGTCCAAGCAACATCAACGGCGGCCGCGTGGACCAGTTCAACGCCGTCGGCACCCACGAATTCTTCGACCTGATCGACATGCTGGGCGCCGACGCCTACATCAACGGCAACGTCGGCACCGGCACCGTGCAGGAGATGGCCGACTGGGTCGAGTACCTGACCGCGGACGGCGGCTCGCCCCTGGCCCGGCTGCGCGCCAAGAACGGGCGCGAAAAGCCGTTCAAGGTGGCCTATTTCGGAGTCGGCAACGAGTTGTGGGGCTGCGGCGGCAACATGAAGCCCGAGTACTACGCGGGCCTGTACAACAACTACTGGACCTTCCTGAGGACGCCCGAGCAGAACAAGCCGAAAATGATCGCCGCCGGCGGCGAGATTGCTTGGACAGAGGTCTTGAGCAAGGACCTGAAGGGCCGCACGAATGGCATCAGCATCCACCAGTACACCATCCCGAGCGGTATCTGGGAAGTCAAGGGCAAGACCCTCGGCTTCAAGGAAGGCGAGTGGATTTCGACCCTTGCCGCCGCCTCGAAAATGGACAAGATCATCAAAGACCACGTGGCCGTGCTGGACAAGAACGATCCGGAGAAGAAGATCGGGCTGATGATCGACGAGTGGGGTACCTGGTATGACGAAGAGAAAAACGCCCCAAGCGCCCTCTTCCAGCAAAACTCCCTGCGCGACGCGCTTGTGGCGGCGCTTAGCTTCAACATCTTCCATGAGCACGCGGAGCGGGTCCCCATGACCACCATCGCCCAAATGGTCAATGTGCTGCAGTCGATGATCCTGACCGACAAGGAGAAGATGGTCCTGACCCCGACCTACTACGCGTTCCAGATGTACGTGCCGTTCCAGGACGCCAAGACGCTGCCGCTGGCGATCAAGAACAACACCAGCTACACTCTGGGCACGACCACCATTCCGGGCGTGAGCGCTTCGGCGGCGCGCGCCAAGGACGGCAAGGTGTATCTGGCGCTCGTCAACACCGACCCGTCGAAAGCGGTCGATGTCGCCGTCGATGTCGCCGGCACGAAGGTCAAAGGCGCGGCCGGCAAGGTGCTGACCTCGGCCGCGATGGATGCGCACAACACGTTCCAAAATCCGCAGGTCATCAAGCCGTCGGCGTTCAGCACGCGCGCGGCGAGCGGCAAGCTCTCGATCAAGGTGCCCGCCAAGGCCGTGATGGTGGTCGCTTTGGAGTAG
- a CDS encoding PA14 domain-containing protein, giving the protein MSLIPPETNSPATEEREPRWGRKHNRYAIGLVILLHLVLGLFALLSNSRPPPKQEQRAVDVVLFEAKVPEKKAPETVPEPRPVEPPPVQVPALPDLAPVKVAEVQVAPPPVAQAIPAPAVVTPPPPPPPPPPEVKVAATPPKLFEECADSPDRNMVADVYNLRTGTQSVNEMRRRKPVKRVCLAQLNIAPRDFREGFPGLGTTTEWFGLDIRFTVNVAEAGTWELMLLSDDGAILSIDGQDVINNDGIHGASPETAKVTLEKGLRNFRVRYFQGPGFNLALILGWRKPGAADFDYLPRKLIGRPPADTLAAMQPKE; this is encoded by the coding sequence ATGTCTCTGATACCGCCGGAAACCAATTCCCCCGCCACCGAAGAACGTGAGCCGCGCTGGGGGCGCAAGCACAATCGCTACGCCATCGGCCTTGTGATCCTGCTCCATCTGGTGCTGGGATTGTTCGCGCTGCTGTCGAACTCGCGGCCCCCGCCCAAGCAGGAGCAGCGCGCCGTCGATGTCGTGCTGTTCGAGGCGAAAGTGCCGGAGAAAAAAGCGCCCGAAACCGTGCCCGAGCCGCGCCCGGTCGAGCCTCCGCCGGTGCAGGTCCCTGCCCTGCCGGACCTTGCGCCCGTCAAGGTAGCCGAGGTCCAGGTGGCTCCGCCACCCGTGGCGCAGGCCATCCCGGCGCCGGCCGTGGTCACGCCACCACCGCCGCCGCCTCCCCCTCCGCCCGAGGTCAAGGTGGCGGCCACGCCGCCCAAGTTGTTCGAGGAATGTGCGGACTCGCCGGACCGGAACATGGTAGCCGATGTCTATAACCTGCGCACCGGCACCCAGTCGGTCAACGAAATGCGGCGACGCAAGCCGGTCAAGCGCGTCTGCCTGGCCCAGCTCAATATCGCGCCGCGCGATTTCCGCGAAGGTTTTCCGGGCCTGGGCACGACCACCGAATGGTTTGGCCTCGATATCCGCTTCACCGTCAATGTCGCCGAGGCCGGCACGTGGGAGTTGATGCTGTTGTCCGACGACGGCGCCATCCTGAGCATCGACGGGCAGGACGTGATCAACAACGACGGCATCCACGGAGCGTCGCCGGAAACGGCCAAGGTGACGCTGGAAAAGGGCTTGCGCAACTTCCGCGTGCGCTATTTCCAGGGGCCGGGCTTCAACCTGGCGCTGATCCTTGGCTGGCGCAAGCCAGGCGCGGCCGATTTCGACTACTTGCCGCGCAAGCTGATCGGACGACCGCCGGCCGACACGCTGGCGGCGATGCAGCCAAAAGAATAA
- a CDS encoding TonB-dependent receptor, translated as MKTIGTQIKREPLRMTALALAAAQLAMLYSGAAQAQTAVEPAAKDGEVTSVVVTGQRAAMQSAAKLKQNSEEVIDGVVAEEAGKLPDRSITEVLQRIVGVTMDRNKSRGDPEHFSVEGSGISVRGLTWGSSTLNGRESFSAGWPGRELSWGDVPAELMSAVIVHKNPPADLIEGGVSGQVDLRTALPFDYKGDKFSASTYVNYNQLGSKTSPAVSGLVSKRWENDFGQWGALIDVSANRNNTHNDTIQVDAYFPRTDIVDGQTLWVPKSGSWRTNTSETNRAGVYGALQWKKAGMESALTYFHSGYKDKTVENALFTGVENPYMSKLVDPVFDSRGILQKAKYTYPIGGAGANQFAAGGLGFNSNQAFSESSSQTREIAWNAKWNINERWTVQNDLQWVHATTKSFGAGMVLGTFVPSMDIDLTGSPGQITFDDAAKKFLTDPGNYYVSNVQAGKSKATADLYAWKGDVRYKFDHPVLRDVRFGVRLTKRSTNNTKATGSEWYSIGEPWAVRPTTVPGSLPTANDPGWQPRANFGYLSDPKYAALIPVGTTNYDNFFNGKVPVPGTLVQPTLAAVKDYPNAYAKLAMVKKYACEDNNAYWHRSDDCSTAGADWKPFAYDGDPANVRRQGEKTQAAYLSSRFAFDELRFPVEGSVGVRVVHTSTTAHGYTVFLPTYSGTTPPSIPQFGKINQPIDIEHSYLDLLPSLNLKVELTDKLQARFAFAKSMYRPSFGDLAEYVTLEQQVSSNTDGTIANINYKGVNKGNARLNPTRANSFDATLEWYPGSGSSLTAAFFYKKVRDIVLNSAYTADYNDLAGNPQTFLISAPTNASDGRVAGVEIAGQTYFNNVPGLEGKLPEWAKGFGISANYTHLKSKQELHRPFALKYCPAAGSFNNTSLSTYGCDTDGTPFTDMPLQYLSPNAFNLMFLYDKGPLSMRLAYSWRSRFLQGVAVNGTSDGNGGATSADPTRATVVNGKTVYPTDVAWGLPTWQEATGQLDLGIDYKITERLQASFSASNLTDVVVRQTQQQHIGNMTRAWFEPGRSYRLALRYSY; from the coding sequence ATGAAAACAATCGGAACACAGATCAAGCGCGAACCCTTGCGGATGACCGCGCTGGCACTGGCTGCGGCGCAGCTCGCAATGCTCTACAGCGGCGCCGCGCAGGCGCAGACGGCCGTCGAGCCGGCCGCCAAGGACGGGGAAGTCACCTCCGTGGTGGTGACGGGCCAGCGCGCGGCGATGCAATCGGCCGCCAAGCTCAAACAGAATTCCGAGGAGGTCATTGACGGCGTCGTCGCCGAGGAGGCCGGCAAGCTGCCCGACAGGTCGATCACCGAGGTGCTGCAGCGGATCGTCGGCGTGACGATGGACCGCAACAAATCGCGCGGCGACCCGGAGCATTTCTCGGTCGAGGGTTCGGGCATTTCGGTGCGCGGCCTGACTTGGGGATCGTCGACCTTGAACGGCCGCGAATCGTTCTCGGCCGGCTGGCCGGGGCGCGAATTGAGCTGGGGCGACGTTCCGGCCGAACTGATGTCGGCGGTGATCGTGCACAAAAATCCGCCTGCCGACCTGATCGAGGGTGGCGTCAGCGGCCAGGTCGACTTGCGCACCGCGCTGCCGTTCGACTACAAGGGCGACAAATTCTCGGCCTCGACCTACGTCAACTACAACCAGCTCGGTTCGAAGACCTCGCCCGCCGTCTCCGGCCTAGTGTCCAAACGCTGGGAAAACGACTTCGGCCAGTGGGGCGCGCTGATCGACGTGTCCGCCAACAGGAACAACACCCACAACGACACGATCCAGGTCGACGCCTACTTCCCCCGCACTGACATCGTCGACGGACAAACCTTGTGGGTGCCCAAATCGGGATCGTGGCGCACCAACACCAGCGAGACCAACCGCGCCGGCGTATATGGCGCGCTGCAGTGGAAGAAGGCGGGCATGGAGTCGGCGCTGACCTATTTCCACTCGGGCTACAAGGACAAAACGGTCGAGAACGCCTTGTTCACGGGGGTGGAAAACCCCTACATGTCCAAGCTGGTCGACCCCGTGTTCGACAGCCGGGGGATCTTGCAGAAGGCCAAGTACACCTATCCGATCGGCGGCGCCGGCGCCAATCAGTTCGCCGCCGGCGGCCTTGGCTTCAACTCCAACCAGGCCTTCAGCGAATCGAGTTCGCAAACCAGGGAGATCGCCTGGAATGCCAAATGGAACATCAACGAGCGCTGGACCGTCCAGAACGACCTGCAGTGGGTGCATGCGACGACCAAGAGTTTCGGCGCCGGCATGGTCCTGGGCACCTTCGTGCCAAGCATGGATATCGACCTGACCGGCAGTCCCGGCCAGATCACCTTCGACGACGCGGCGAAAAAATTCCTGACCGATCCTGGCAATTATTACGTTTCCAACGTCCAGGCGGGCAAGAGCAAGGCGACCGCCGACCTATACGCCTGGAAGGGCGACGTGCGCTACAAGTTCGACCATCCGGTGCTGCGCGACGTGCGTTTCGGCGTGCGCCTGACCAAGCGCTCGACCAACAACACCAAGGCGACCGGCTCGGAATGGTACAGCATCGGCGAGCCATGGGCTGTGCGGCCGACGACCGTGCCGGGGAGCCTGCCCACCGCGAACGATCCGGGCTGGCAACCTCGCGCGAACTTCGGCTATCTGAGCGATCCGAAGTACGCGGCCCTGATTCCGGTCGGCACCACCAACTACGACAACTTCTTCAACGGCAAGGTTCCCGTGCCGGGCACCCTGGTGCAGCCGACCCTGGCCGCAGTCAAGGACTATCCGAACGCCTACGCCAAGCTTGCGATGGTCAAGAAGTACGCCTGCGAGGACAACAACGCCTACTGGCACAGAAGCGACGACTGCTCGACCGCAGGCGCGGACTGGAAGCCGTTCGCCTACGACGGCGATCCGGCAAACGTCCGGCGTCAGGGAGAGAAGACGCAGGCCGCCTACCTGTCGTCGCGTTTCGCCTTCGACGAGCTGCGCTTCCCGGTCGAGGGCAGCGTTGGCGTGCGCGTGGTTCACACCAGCACGACGGCGCACGGCTACACCGTGTTCCTGCCGACCTACAGCGGCACCACGCCGCCGTCCATCCCGCAGTTTGGCAAGATCAACCAGCCGATCGATATCGAGCACAGCTATCTCGACCTGCTGCCGAGTCTTAACCTGAAGGTGGAGTTGACCGACAAGTTGCAAGCGCGCTTCGCGTTCGCCAAGTCAATGTACCGGCCGAGCTTTGGCGACCTGGCCGAGTACGTCACCTTGGAGCAACAGGTCAGCAGCAACACCGATGGCACCATCGCCAACATCAACTACAAGGGGGTCAACAAGGGTAACGCCAGGCTCAATCCGACCCGGGCCAACAGCTTTGACGCGACGCTCGAGTGGTATCCGGGCAGCGGCTCGTCGCTGACGGCCGCCTTCTTCTACAAGAAAGTGCGCGACATCGTGCTGAACTCGGCCTACACCGCCGACTACAACGACCTGGCCGGCAACCCGCAAACCTTCCTGATCAGCGCGCCGACCAACGCTTCCGATGGTCGCGTGGCCGGGGTGGAAATCGCCGGTCAGACCTACTTCAACAACGTGCCGGGACTGGAGGGCAAGCTGCCGGAATGGGCCAAGGGCTTCGGCATCTCCGCCAACTACACCCACCTGAAGAGCAAGCAGGAGTTGCACCGTCCGTTCGCGTTGAAGTACTGCCCGGCGGCCGGGTCGTTCAACAACACGTCGCTGAGCACCTACGGTTGCGACACCGACGGCACGCCGTTCACCGACATGCCGTTGCAGTATTTGTCGCCCAACGCGTTCAACTTGATGTTCTTGTACGACAAGGGGCCGCTGTCGATGCGTCTGGCCTACAGCTGGCGCAGCCGCTTCCTGCAAGGTGTGGCGGTCAATGGCACCTCCGACGGCAACGGCGGCGCCACCAGCGCCGATCCGACCCGGGCGACGGTGGTCAACGGCAAGACGGTTTATCCGACCGACGTGGCCTGGGGTTTGCCAACCTGGCAGGAAGCGACCGGACAGCTCGATTTGGGGATCGACTACAAGATCACCGAGCGTCTGCAGGCCAGCTTCTCGGCGAGCAACCTCACCGATGTCGTCGTTCGGCAAACCCAGCAACAGCATATCGGCAACATGACCCGCGCCTGGTTCGAGCCTGGCCGCAGCTACCGCCTGGCGCTGCGCTACTCGTACTAA
- a CDS encoding tryptophan 7-halogenase: MSDKNIRKVVIVGGGTAGWMAAAPLALKLPKTCEVVLVESPEIGTVGVGEATLPTIRYFNLALGLDESDFVRKTQATFKLGIEFKDWGHVGNRFFHGFGDFGPAIENRPATMYWQRLSRVFKDMPSYEQWSMATMMARSNRFVPPQDDMPTITDAYGYAYHFDAGLYAAYLRDYATQRGVKRIEGMIEHVEQHPETGFITALRLRDGRRVEGDLFVDCSGFRGLLIEGVYQAGYDDWSAMLPCNSAQAVPCAKVEPLTPYTTSTAKEAGWTWRIPLQHRTGNGHVYCDGFTTDAQAGRVLLEGLDGDPLGEPRQLRFTTGRRRKSWVKNCVAIGLSSGFLEPLESTSINIIENAVGWLLQYFPDRDYRPELADEFNRLVAQRYEYVRDFIIMHYKLTNRTDSDFWRYCANMAIPDTLRHQIETYRETGRVVVYDKLGFTEPSMVSLLMGLGVVPKRDDPLIDNLNFDQLLGHLASRRDIIAQVVKAMPAHAEHIARHCAAP; the protein is encoded by the coding sequence ATGTCCGACAAAAACATACGAAAAGTCGTCATCGTGGGCGGCGGTACCGCCGGCTGGATGGCCGCCGCGCCGCTGGCGCTCAAGCTGCCCAAGACCTGCGAAGTGGTGCTGGTCGAGTCGCCAGAGATCGGTACCGTCGGCGTCGGCGAGGCGACGCTGCCGACGATCCGCTACTTCAATCTCGCACTCGGCCTGGACGAATCGGACTTCGTCAGGAAGACCCAGGCGACCTTCAAGCTCGGCATCGAATTCAAGGATTGGGGCCATGTTGGCAACCGGTTTTTCCACGGCTTCGGCGACTTCGGCCCGGCCATCGAGAACCGCCCGGCGACCATGTACTGGCAGCGCCTGTCGCGCGTGTTCAAGGACATGCCGTCCTACGAGCAATGGTCGATGGCGACCATGATGGCGCGCAGCAACCGCTTCGTGCCGCCGCAAGACGACATGCCAACGATCACCGACGCATATGGCTACGCCTACCATTTCGACGCCGGACTGTATGCCGCCTATTTGCGCGACTACGCCACGCAACGCGGCGTCAAACGCATCGAAGGCATGATCGAGCACGTGGAGCAGCACCCCGAAACCGGCTTCATCACCGCCCTCAGGCTGCGCGACGGCCGCCGCGTCGAGGGCGACCTGTTCGTCGATTGCTCGGGCTTTCGCGGCCTGCTGATCGAAGGCGTGTACCAGGCCGGCTACGACGACTGGAGCGCCATGCTGCCGTGTAACAGCGCGCAGGCCGTCCCGTGCGCCAAGGTCGAGCCGCTCACGCCGTACACCACCTCCACCGCCAAGGAAGCCGGCTGGACCTGGCGCATTCCGCTTCAACATCGCACCGGCAACGGCCACGTCTACTGCGACGGCTTCACCACCGACGCGCAGGCCGGGCGCGTGCTGCTCGAAGGTCTCGACGGCGATCCGCTCGGCGAACCGCGCCAGCTGCGCTTCACCACGGGCCGGCGGCGCAAGTCCTGGGTCAAGAACTGCGTGGCGATCGGCCTGTCGAGCGGCTTTCTCGAGCCGCTCGAATCGACCAGCATCAACATCATCGAAAACGCGGTCGGCTGGCTGCTCCAGTATTTCCCCGATCGCGACTACCGTCCCGAGCTGGCCGACGAGTTCAACCGCCTGGTCGCGCAGCGCTACGAGTACGTGCGCGACTTCATCATCATGCATTACAAGCTCACCAACCGTACCGATTCGGACTTCTGGCGCTACTGCGCCAACATGGCGATTCCCGATACGCTGCGGCACCAGATCGAGACGTACCGCGAAACCGGCCGCGTCGTGGTCTACGACAAGCTCGGCTTCACCGAACCGTCGATGGTCTCGCTGCTGATGGGACTGGGTGTGGTGCCCAAACGGGACGACCCGCTGATCGACAACCTCAATTTCGACCAGTTGCTGGGGCACCTGGCAAGCCGGCGCGACATCATCGCGCAGGTGGTCAAGGCGATGCCCGCTCACGCCGAGCACATCGCCCGGCATTGCGCCGCGCCATGA
- a CDS encoding tryptophan 7-halogenase, with product MKPPFKRIVVVGGGAAGWMTATALATALKGATTIELVESEEIGIVGVGEATFPSIRNFHRLLGIDEAEFLRASNGSYKLGIQFCDWRAQGESYFHTFGDFGELSGSRAVWGQYQRLGEAGIGSLGEQCLPSVMAAQGRFAVPGEADRYDYAYHFDAALYAAFLRKLGEGRGARRTEGRIVDVARRADGGVDRLTLADGRVVAGDLYIDCSGFASLLLGRTLGEPFVDFSHWLPVDRAWACPTERIGTELTPYTRATALEAGWAWRIPLQSRTGNGHVFASRYIDEDRAREQLLGQLDGPALAEPRLLRFQTGHRARAWVHNVVALGLSGGFLEPLESTSIFLVQRALGKLIDLLLTGAPLTEHVLADYNGEMARQFARVRDFIIMHYCLSARRDSALWRAMATMELPETLVFKLHAWRQAGALHQYDLEGFDATSWLAIHAGMGHWPVRADPSLGDIERAVALQGLRWRRECIATAVAAMPQHDAYLRGVLGR from the coding sequence ATGAAGCCGCCGTTCAAACGCATCGTGGTGGTCGGCGGCGGCGCGGCCGGATGGATGACGGCCACCGCGCTGGCCACCGCCCTCAAGGGCGCCACCACTATCGAGCTGGTAGAGTCGGAGGAGATCGGCATCGTCGGGGTGGGGGAGGCGACCTTTCCATCGATCCGCAACTTCCACCGGCTGCTCGGCATTGACGAGGCCGAGTTCCTGCGCGCCAGCAACGGCAGCTACAAGCTGGGCATCCAGTTTTGCGACTGGCGCGCGCAGGGCGAAAGCTATTTCCACACTTTCGGCGACTTCGGCGAACTGAGCGGATCGCGCGCGGTGTGGGGCCAGTACCAACGGCTGGGCGAGGCCGGCATTGGGTCCCTGGGGGAGCAATGCCTGCCGAGCGTGATGGCCGCCCAGGGCCGCTTCGCGGTGCCTGGAGAGGCCGACCGCTACGATTACGCCTACCACTTCGACGCCGCGCTGTACGCCGCTTTCCTGCGCAAGCTGGGGGAAGGGCGCGGCGCGCGCCGCACCGAGGGGCGCATCGTCGACGTGGCGCGGCGCGCCGACGGTGGCGTCGACCGGCTCACCCTGGCCGATGGGCGCGTGGTGGCCGGCGACCTGTACATCGACTGTTCCGGCTTCGCGTCGCTGCTGCTGGGGCGCACCCTGGGCGAACCGTTCGTCGACTTCAGCCACTGGCTGCCGGTGGACCGGGCCTGGGCCTGTCCGACCGAACGCATCGGGACCGAACTGACGCCGTACACGCGCGCCACCGCGCTGGAGGCGGGTTGGGCGTGGCGGATACCGCTGCAAAGCCGCACAGGCAACGGCCACGTGTTCGCCAGCCGCTACATCGACGAGGATCGCGCGCGCGAACAATTGCTGGGGCAGCTGGACGGGCCGGCGCTGGCCGAACCGCGCCTGCTGCGATTCCAGACCGGCCACCGCGCGCGCGCCTGGGTGCACAACGTGGTCGCGCTAGGCCTGTCGGGGGGATTCCTGGAGCCGCTCGAGTCCACGAGCATTTTCCTGGTCCAGCGGGCGCTGGGGAAGCTGATCGATTTGCTGTTGACGGGCGCGCCGTTGACCGAGCACGTGCTGGCCGACTACAACGGCGAAATGGCGCGCCAGTTCGCGCGTGTGCGCGATTTCATCATCATGCACTACTGCCTGAGCGCGCGCCGCGACAGCGCGCTGTGGCGCGCGATGGCCACCATGGAGCTACCCGAGACCTTGGTCTTCAAGCTCCACGCATGGCGCCAGGCGGGCGCGCTGCACCAATACGACCTGGAGGGCTTCGACGCGACCAGCTGGCTGGCGATCCATGCCGGCATGGGGCACTGGCCAGTACGCGCCGACCCGTCGCTGGGCGACATCGAGCGCGCGGTCGCGCTGCAGGGCTTGCGGTGGCGCCGCGAATGCATCGCCACCGCCGTGGCGGCCATGCCCCAACACGACGCCTACCTGCGCGGCGTGCTGGGGCGCTGA
- a CDS encoding helix-turn-helix transcriptional regulator gives MHKSHNGDDATAPLQAKVDTGRLIMEFVLSRDQPFPFALTALLFTDSTGKPTLSNWSRFGKMSFEARCFPAGTIRIGLNTFDDKLSKPDQLQTYRAPSAFVNCNQDGAIAEIDLTRLTVPLWWSEMNKLDPSDQGYSLDKVAQIEVGTSKASRLGIPSRIEIANIELHDRNYAYLYFFAAFLIVAWGGFGYWFVKQCAVALANDLHARMQKDLPLVAYQQLALEPHREKEKSNLLRLLATRYADSELDLETVVSETGVNRNKVNEILKAEMGYTFTGYLNKLRLTEASRLLVENTNASIAEIAYSVGYKNSSYFNRLFKEEYHCTPKAFREVFKKEAPEPAPSSTP, from the coding sequence TTGCACAAGTCGCACAACGGCGACGACGCGACCGCCCCACTGCAGGCGAAAGTCGACACCGGGCGCCTGATCATGGAATTCGTCCTGTCGCGCGACCAGCCCTTTCCCTTTGCATTGACCGCCCTGCTCTTTACAGACAGCACCGGCAAACCGACGTTGTCCAACTGGTCCAGGTTCGGCAAGATGAGTTTCGAGGCGCGCTGCTTCCCCGCCGGTACCATCCGCATCGGCCTGAACACCTTTGATGACAAGCTCTCCAAACCGGATCAGCTGCAGACTTATCGCGCGCCATCGGCATTCGTCAACTGCAATCAGGACGGGGCCATCGCCGAGATCGACCTGACGCGTTTGACCGTTCCGCTGTGGTGGAGCGAAATGAACAAACTCGACCCGTCGGACCAGGGCTACTCGCTGGATAAGGTCGCGCAGATCGAAGTGGGCACGAGCAAGGCCAGCCGGCTCGGCATTCCCTCCCGCATCGAAATCGCCAACATCGAATTGCACGACCGGAATTACGCCTACCTGTATTTTTTCGCCGCGTTCCTGATCGTGGCCTGGGGTGGTTTCGGGTACTGGTTCGTCAAGCAGTGCGCGGTGGCCTTGGCCAACGACCTGCACGCGCGGATGCAGAAAGATCTGCCGCTGGTGGCCTACCAGCAATTGGCGCTGGAGCCGCACCGGGAAAAAGAAAAATCCAACCTTCTGAGACTGCTGGCGACGCGTTACGCGGATTCGGAACTGGATCTGGAAACGGTTGTGTCGGAAACCGGCGTGAACCGCAATAAGGTCAACGAAATACTCAAGGCGGAAATGGGCTACACCTTTACCGGGTACCTCAACAAGCTCAGACTGACCGAGGCGTCGCGCCTGCTGGTGGAAAACACCAACGCCAGCATCGCCGAGATCGCCTATTCGGTCGGCTACAAGAATTCCTCGTACTTCAACCGGCTCTTCAAGGAGGAATACCACTGCACGCCCAAGGCGTTCCGGGAAGTCTTCAAGAAGGAGGCGCCGGAGCCAGCGCCGTCCAGCACACCCTAG